The following coding sequences lie in one Paenibacillus durus ATCC 35681 genomic window:
- a CDS encoding carbohydrate ABC transporter permease: MRNTRTKVLLYALNIIMSLLFIIPLLWMVVSSLKPENQIFADLSSLKSLLPLHITLDNYRMAFERIPLMKFLFNSLFYVSVICISGLGVNSICGYALAKLRFRGSEFILVCIIALMIVPFESILMPLYLVVNALHWVNTWFALIVPFIANCFSIFMFRQFFMDIPNEILESASIDGSGPLKTFASIVVPLSGPVFATVFILDFISHWGDFMWPILVTTGESLRNIQLGIQTFFTLPPIYYGQIMATLTFTTVPIIVLFLLLQKYYVQGITSAGIKG; this comes from the coding sequence ATGAGAAATACCCGGACAAAGGTGCTGCTGTATGCTCTTAACATCATCATGTCGCTGCTGTTCATTATCCCGCTGCTGTGGATGGTGGTCTCCTCGCTCAAGCCGGAGAATCAGATTTTTGCCGATTTGAGCTCGCTGAAATCTTTGCTGCCGCTTCATATCACCTTGGACAATTACAGAATGGCGTTTGAGCGGATTCCACTGATGAAGTTTCTGTTCAACAGCCTTTTTTACGTGTCCGTGATTTGCATCAGCGGCCTTGGGGTAAATTCAATTTGCGGTTACGCGCTGGCCAAGCTGCGGTTCAGGGGCAGTGAATTCATTCTTGTGTGCATTATCGCCTTGATGATCGTTCCGTTCGAGAGCATTTTGATGCCGCTGTACCTGGTCGTTAACGCCTTGCATTGGGTCAATACCTGGTTTGCCTTGATCGTCCCGTTTATCGCGAACTGTTTCAGCATTTTTATGTTCCGCCAGTTTTTTATGGACATTCCCAATGAAATACTGGAATCCGCTTCCATCGACGGATCGGGTCCGCTGAAGACCTTTGCATCCATCGTTGTTCCGCTCTCGGGGCCGGTTTTTGCAACCGTATTCATCCTTGATTTCATCAGTCATTGGGGAGATTTCATGTGGCCAATCCTGGTGACGACAGGGGAATCGCTGCGTAACATTCAGCTTGGCATCCAGACCTTCTTCACGCTGCCTCCGATCTATTACGGGCAAATTATGGCGACGCTGACCTTTACGACCGTTCCGATCATTGTTCTGTTCCTGCTGCTGCAAAAATATTATGTACAAGGAATTACCAGCGCAGGAATCAAAGGTTGA
- a CDS encoding glycoside hydrolase family 32 protein: MDKEKYRSRYHFTPRTHWMNDPNGMVYFNGEYHLFYQYHPFGMSWGPMHWGHAVSLDMVHWQHLMIALEPDEHGQIFSGSAVVDWNNTSGFFGGKPGLVAIFTHHDEHPDTASPRERQSLAYSRDGGRTWIKYSGNPVLEDPRYPDYRDPKVFWHKASGRWIMVLATGQSICIYTSPNLKEWTFSSEFGEGHGSHDGVWECPDLFELAVEGNPQRTKWVLLVSIGDAPHIPEGSRTQYFIGHFNGRLFVNDHDPEAVRWLDHGRDNYAGVSFSDIPDLDGRRIYMGWMSNWKYAKVTPTEGWRGAMTLPRELSLRDSGGEIRLIQHPVAELSRLAGETLHLKNLTIEGIVPFSGIKGDALRIDAEFELGTASSFGFRVRAAEDGSRATIVGYDSRSGELFVDRTSSGVVGFHEHFAGRHGAALAPCGERVSLQLWVDRSSVEVFAGGGECAITDLIFPEPEDDGLEMFAYEGEVQLRSLKVYRLNSIQ; the protein is encoded by the coding sequence ATGGATAAGGAAAAATACCGTTCGCGTTATCACTTTACTCCCCGCACCCATTGGATGAACGATCCGAACGGCATGGTGTACTTTAATGGAGAATATCATCTGTTCTATCAATATCATCCCTTCGGTATGAGCTGGGGACCTATGCATTGGGGGCATGCGGTAAGCCTCGACATGGTGCACTGGCAGCATCTGATGATTGCGCTGGAGCCTGATGAGCATGGACAAATTTTCTCCGGCAGCGCGGTTGTGGATTGGAACAACACATCCGGTTTTTTTGGCGGGAAGCCCGGTCTTGTGGCCATCTTCACCCATCATGATGAACACCCGGATACCGCAAGCCCGCGGGAACGGCAAAGTCTGGCCTACAGCCGAGATGGCGGACGCACATGGATAAAATACAGCGGGAATCCCGTGCTGGAGGACCCCCGCTACCCCGACTACCGGGACCCCAAAGTGTTCTGGCATAAAGCTTCGGGACGATGGATCATGGTTCTTGCAACTGGCCAGAGTATCTGCATTTACACCTCGCCAAATTTGAAGGAATGGACCTTTTCCAGCGAATTTGGCGAGGGGCACGGCTCCCATGACGGCGTCTGGGAATGTCCGGATCTGTTCGAGCTGGCTGTAGAAGGGAATCCTCAGCGAACCAAATGGGTCCTGCTGGTCAGCATAGGAGACGCTCCCCACATTCCCGAGGGCTCCCGGACGCAGTATTTTATCGGCCACTTCAACGGAAGGCTGTTTGTGAATGATCATGATCCTGAAGCCGTGCGCTGGCTTGACCATGGCAGGGATAATTATGCAGGAGTCAGCTTCTCGGATATACCGGACCTGGACGGGCGAAGAATCTATATGGGATGGATGAGCAACTGGAAATATGCAAAAGTTACGCCAACCGAAGGCTGGAGAGGCGCGATGACGCTCCCCAGAGAGCTTTCCTTGAGAGACTCTGGCGGTGAAATCAGACTGATTCAGCATCCTGTAGCGGAGCTTTCGCGGCTTGCAGGAGAGACGCTGCACCTTAAGAACCTGACCATTGAAGGAATTGTGCCTTTCTCGGGGATCAAGGGAGACGCCTTGCGGATTGACGCCGAATTCGAGCTTGGCACCGCGTCTTCGTTCGGGTTCAGAGTAAGAGCCGCAGAGGATGGGAGCCGTGCTACAATAGTAGGGTATGACTCCCGAAGCGGAGAGCTGTTCGTGGACCGGACATCTTCCGGAGTAGTGGGGTTTCACGAGCATTTTGCCGGCAGACACGGCGCGGCGCTTGCGCCCTGCGGAGAGCGCGTATCTTTGCAGCTATGGGTGGACAGATCATCAGTTGAAGTCTTCGCGGGCGGCGGGGAGTGCGCAATTACCGATTTGATTTTTCCCGAGCCGGAAGATGATGGTCTGGAGATGTTTGCATATGAAGGGGAGGTACAACTCCGGTCACTCAAAGTGTACAGATTAAATTCCATACAGTAG
- a CDS encoding carbohydrate ABC transporter permease, with protein MMQTALHAHKREHISTFSRQKRRETLVGYSFVTPAVLLLIFFLVLPFLLAVVFGFTKFNLLRPDKIHFTGLDNYKLLFTDGLFYKSLWNTLYFTVIVVPVQSGVALMLALLVNNSLKLRNVFRIAYFSPVVTSMTVIAILWISLYNPNEGLINSALHFFGISNQPFLRSSSQAMNSIIFMSVWQAAGYQMMIFLAGLQGISKDLYEASSIDGASKLQQLRYITIPSLYNVTVFVLTITTIQAVKLFVQPYIMTNGGPENSTRTLALLIYQQGFQFRNAGYASAISVIFFLIVVLISFSMKKFLRDK; from the coding sequence ATGATGCAAACGGCACTCCATGCGCATAAACGCGAGCATATATCGACATTTAGCCGGCAGAAAAGACGTGAAACCCTTGTAGGTTATTCATTTGTCACACCGGCGGTTCTCCTGCTGATCTTTTTTCTGGTGCTACCTTTTCTGCTTGCCGTGGTCTTCGGATTTACGAAGTTCAATCTGCTGCGTCCGGACAAAATTCATTTTACCGGTCTGGACAATTACAAGCTGCTCTTTACCGACGGCCTGTTCTATAAATCGCTCTGGAACACTTTGTATTTCACGGTGATCGTCGTACCGGTTCAATCGGGCGTAGCCTTGATGCTGGCCCTGCTCGTTAACAACAGCCTCAAGCTGCGGAACGTGTTCCGGATTGCCTACTTCAGTCCGGTCGTCACCTCCATGACCGTTATCGCGATTCTCTGGATCTCCCTCTATAACCCGAATGAAGGCTTGATTAACTCGGCGCTTCATTTCTTCGGCATTTCGAACCAGCCGTTTCTGCGCAGCTCCTCCCAGGCGATGAATTCGATTATCTTCATGTCCGTTTGGCAGGCCGCCGGCTACCAGATGATGATTTTTCTGGCCGGTCTTCAGGGCATCTCCAAAGATCTGTACGAAGCCTCCTCGATCGACGGGGCAAGCAAGCTTCAGCAGCTCCGCTACATTACGATACCGAGCCTGTACAATGTGACGGTGTTCGTGCTGACGATTACGACGATTCAGGCTGTGAAGCTGTTCGTTCAGCCTTACATCATGACGAATGGCGGTCCGGAGAACTCGACCCGAACGCTGGCTCTGCTGATCTACCAGCAAGGCTTTCAGTTCCGAAATGCGGGATACGCTTCCGCCATTTCCGTCATCTTCTTCCTAATTGTCGTCTTGATCTCATTTTCGATGAAAAAATTTCTCAGAGATAAATAA
- the rnpM gene encoding RNase P modulator RnpM, producing the protein MKQKKVPLRKCVASQEMMPKKELIRIVRTPNGEVMIDLTGKKSGRGAYICGKLECFKLAQKTKALDRALKVPVSPEIYEQLARDFVSVEEQFLAAKEAAEDE; encoded by the coding sequence ATGAAACAGAAAAAAGTGCCGCTGCGCAAATGCGTCGCCAGTCAGGAAATGATGCCGAAGAAAGAGCTCATCCGTATCGTGAGAACGCCGAATGGCGAAGTCATGATCGATCTTACCGGGAAGAAGTCGGGCCGGGGAGCGTATATTTGCGGCAAGCTGGAATGCTTCAAGCTGGCTCAGAAGACTAAGGCGCTGGACCGTGCGCTCAAGGTCCCGGTTAGCCCGGAAATATACGAACAGCTCGCCAGGGATTTCGTATCCGTGGAGGAGCAGTTCCTTGCGGCTAAGGAAGCCGCTGAAGATGAGTAG
- the rimP gene encoding ribosome maturation factor RimP: MSTPKIKGTVEEMLKPYLDDNGFELVDVEYVKEGSNYFLRVFVDKEGGIDIDDCGSISEFLSAKLDENDPIPGAYFLEVSSPGAERPLKKADDVAKAVGKDVFVTTYEPIDGLKEFEGRLLSFEGGEMLISAGKKQHVVPYAKVASARLAIIF, translated from the coding sequence TTGAGCACACCCAAAATTAAAGGTACGGTTGAAGAAATGCTGAAACCTTACCTTGACGACAATGGATTCGAACTGGTGGACGTAGAATATGTAAAGGAAGGCTCCAACTACTTTCTGCGCGTATTCGTGGACAAGGAAGGCGGAATCGACATCGATGATTGCGGCAGCATCAGCGAATTCTTAAGCGCCAAGCTGGACGAGAACGATCCTATTCCAGGCGCTTATTTTCTGGAGGTATCTTCTCCGGGGGCGGAGCGGCCGCTTAAAAAAGCCGACGATGTGGCGAAGGCGGTCGGCAAGGACGTATTTGTGACGACCTACGAGCCGATCGACGGGCTGAAGGAATTCGAAGGCCGGCTGCTCTCGTTCGAGGGCGGGGAAATGCTCATCTCTGCGGGCAAAAAACAGCATGTTGTTCCGTATGCCAAAGTTGCCAGCGCGAGACTGGCCATTATTTTTTAG
- a CDS encoding sensor histidine kinase, with protein sequence MRKFQAFLFHMSLRTKLTLSFIAVTVLSLTVMAVGYTVKSSDVILKNASETSLGLVRMGNQSLDSSLAGIEQSAINMHLDEDLFQFFNTENLRLRDITDDSDRKITRILQKYFPSSEDMFSVNLVTREYTFGETPSFWIPKKDYSLSNIYKIGTESRSSTTWIPTYNLLEQFYWAAPSEKDQYVFTGTRLMNFAMVRNNILIQMKKSMERPILVVNFQESMFRHALEESLNVEGSYYHMFTPEGAVLSSSELAGDPAEISREWIARAISKKSGTEYITLGGQKLVVCFDTMKTTGWLSAVFIPYKNLQRTLPDMFDYTLYSMVIITLISVAVAALLSGRITLPLIKLLRGINRSGDGHFNTYIESAGTKELNIIIHKFNQMNESIHTLIEENYKAKMKELEAELKALNFQFNPHFLYNTLNIINYLAIENKQSLISKMLVELSEMLEYTAKSPGKVIFSEDLNYLKNYVFIMSRRFEGKFAVTYEIDPKLEGHWVPKFFLQPFIENALVHALEDREQGGLIHVTGQIDGTGRIFTVTDNGKGMPPETIARVLEIREDSGAAASIGIQNVNHRIKLLYGQAFGVDIRSELNAGTTVILRLPLDKAESGLRHLE encoded by the coding sequence GTGCGGAAATTCCAAGCATTTCTGTTTCACATGAGCCTGCGGACCAAGCTGACGCTTTCGTTCATCGCGGTAACTGTCTTGTCGCTGACCGTCATGGCTGTAGGATATACCGTCAAGAGCTCCGATGTGATTCTCAAGAATGCCAGTGAAACCTCGCTGGGACTTGTGCGGATGGGCAATCAATCGCTGGACAGCAGCTTGGCAGGGATCGAGCAGAGCGCGATCAACATGCATCTGGACGAGGACCTGTTTCAATTTTTCAATACGGAAAACTTGCGGCTAAGGGACATCACCGATGACTCGGACCGCAAAATTACGCGGATATTGCAAAAGTACTTTCCAAGCTCGGAGGATATGTTCTCGGTTAATTTGGTCACCCGGGAGTACACCTTCGGAGAAACCCCGTCCTTTTGGATACCGAAGAAGGATTACTCCCTCTCCAACATATATAAGATAGGAACCGAATCGCGCAGCAGCACAACCTGGATTCCCACTTATAATTTGCTGGAGCAGTTTTACTGGGCCGCCCCGTCGGAGAAAGATCAATATGTCTTTACGGGGACGCGGTTAATGAACTTTGCGATGGTCCGCAACAACATCCTGATCCAGATGAAAAAGAGTATGGAGCGGCCAATTCTGGTTGTGAACTTTCAGGAATCTATGTTTCGGCATGCTCTTGAGGAAAGCCTGAACGTAGAAGGCTCCTATTACCATATGTTCACTCCGGAAGGGGCTGTCCTGTCCAGCTCGGAGCTGGCCGGCGATCCGGCCGAGATTAGCCGGGAGTGGATTGCCCGCGCCATCAGCAAGAAGAGCGGTACGGAGTACATCACCCTTGGCGGGCAGAAGCTGGTCGTCTGCTTCGATACGATGAAGACGACAGGCTGGCTGTCGGCGGTGTTTATTCCGTATAAAAATTTGCAGCGGACACTGCCCGACATGTTCGATTACACCCTGTACTCCATGGTGATCATCACCTTGATATCGGTGGCGGTCGCGGCGCTGCTGTCCGGCCGCATCACCCTGCCGCTGATCAAGCTGCTGCGCGGCATTAACCGAAGCGGGGACGGCCACTTTAATACCTATATCGAATCGGCGGGCACCAAGGAGCTTAACATTATCATTCACAAGTTCAACCAGATGAATGAAAGCATCCACACGCTGATTGAAGAAAACTATAAGGCAAAGATGAAAGAGCTGGAGGCGGAGCTAAAAGCTCTTAATTTCCAGTTCAATCCGCATTTTTTGTACAACACCCTGAATATCATCAACTATCTGGCAATTGAAAATAAACAGTCCCTGATCAGCAAAATGCTGGTTGAGCTGTCGGAAATGCTGGAATATACGGCCAAAAGCCCGGGGAAGGTTATTTTCTCCGAGGATCTGAACTATCTGAAGAATTACGTGTTCATTATGAGCCGCCGTTTTGAGGGCAAATTCGCGGTAACTTATGAGATTGATCCGAAGCTGGAAGGCCACTGGGTACCCAAATTTTTTCTGCAGCCGTTCATTGAGAACGCCCTGGTTCACGCTCTTGAGGATAGGGAGCAGGGAGGGCTTATACATGTGACGGGGCAGATTGACGGTACCGGCAGAATATTCACTGTGACCGATAACGGGAAAGGGATGCCGCCCGAGACGATAGCCCGGGTGCTGGAAATCCGTGAGGATTCGGGCGCAGCGGCTTCCATTGGAATCCAGAATGTCAACCATCGGATCAAGCTGCTGTATGGTCAGGCTTTTGGCGTGGATATCCGCTCGGAGCTGAATGCGGGGACAACGGTCATTTTGCGGCTTCCCCTGGATAAGGCAGAGTCCGGCTTAAGGCACTTGGAGTAG
- a CDS encoding ABC transporter substrate-binding protein, with protein sequence MKKGILLSLLALSLLAGCSGGGTQNANSGSGGQGEGSAVELTFWRPQASEVEDNVYVKRIEEFNQANKGKIHVKMEVITRGNSFAYEDKINAAVASHTLPDVLAMDGPNIANYAASEIIIPLDEYFSKEDLDDFVPSILQQGSYQGKFYAPGLNESSVVLFYNKKIMAEHGITPPDKIENAWTWDDWYDVMKKTSKDGVFGTNMINDKGEWMTYAFEQLWISGGTDIVNKEGTTAEGFVNSPQGVEAAEFLQKLANDKLFNIDPKPTEFEEGKAATKLGGPWNIPGFKNYPDLEWGITYFPKKPGGVQTAPSGSWAVGVSADSKHPKEAAEVIKWITNKDSSTQLARAISMPASRKSAFESLTEYNELPLRIIKEQVTGVSHARPVTPAYPVLTQKFAEALTDIMVGADVKKSLDNVASTYDEEYKRNFAE encoded by the coding sequence ATGAAAAAGGGGATTCTACTGTCACTTCTGGCCTTATCCTTGCTCGCTGGCTGCTCCGGCGGCGGGACCCAAAACGCCAATTCAGGCAGCGGCGGTCAGGGAGAGGGATCGGCCGTTGAGCTTACCTTCTGGCGTCCGCAGGCCAGCGAGGTCGAGGACAATGTGTATGTGAAGCGGATTGAAGAGTTTAATCAGGCCAATAAAGGGAAGATCCATGTCAAGATGGAGGTTATTACCCGGGGCAACTCTTTTGCCTATGAAGACAAAATCAATGCCGCCGTCGCTTCCCACACCCTGCCGGATGTACTGGCCATGGACGGACCGAATATCGCCAACTATGCGGCCTCGGAGATTATTATCCCACTGGACGAGTATTTCTCCAAGGAGGATCTGGACGATTTCGTCCCTTCGATCCTTCAGCAAGGCTCGTACCAGGGCAAATTTTACGCGCCAGGCTTGAACGAGTCCTCCGTCGTGCTTTTTTATAATAAAAAAATTATGGCCGAGCACGGAATAACGCCTCCGGACAAAATTGAAAATGCCTGGACCTGGGACGACTGGTACGACGTGATGAAGAAGACGTCCAAGGACGGCGTGTTCGGCACGAACATGATCAACGACAAAGGGGAATGGATGACCTACGCCTTCGAGCAATTATGGATTTCCGGGGGCACGGACATTGTCAATAAGGAAGGGACGACCGCCGAAGGATTCGTCAACAGCCCGCAGGGCGTGGAGGCGGCCGAGTTCCTGCAAAAGCTGGCGAACGATAAGCTGTTCAATATCGATCCGAAGCCGACGGAGTTTGAGGAAGGGAAAGCGGCGACCAAGCTGGGAGGTCCCTGGAACATTCCGGGCTTTAAGAACTATCCAGACCTGGAGTGGGGCATTACTTATTTCCCCAAAAAACCGGGCGGCGTTCAAACCGCTCCTTCGGGCAGCTGGGCGGTAGGGGTATCGGCCGACTCCAAGCATCCGAAAGAAGCGGCAGAGGTCATTAAATGGATTACGAACAAAGACAGCTCGACCCAATTGGCACGGGCGATCAGCATGCCGGCCAGCCGCAAATCGGCGTTCGAGAGCTTGACGGAATACAACGAGCTTCCGCTTCGCATCATCAAGGAGCAGGTAACTGGCGTGTCGCATGCCAGACCGGTCACTCCGGCGTATCCGGTGCTGACGCAGAAATTCGCCGAGGCGTTGACGGATATTATGGTCGGCGCGGATGTCAAAAAGTCTCTGGACAACGTGGCGTCCACTTATGATGAAGAGTACAAGCGCAATTTTGCCGAGTAG
- the nusA gene encoding transcription termination factor NusA: MSMDFIEAMNELEREKGISKDVLFEAIEAALISSYKRNFNAAQNVRVDMNRNTGVIKVYARKLIVEEVLDPRTEISLPAARELNPHFQLDDVAEQEVTPRDFGRIAAQTAKQVVTQRIREAERGLIYNAFIDKEEDIVTGIVQRQDLRNVYIDLGKIEAVLPLNELMPGEKFKHGERIKAYITKVENTTKGPQILLSRSHPGLLKRLFELEVPEIFDGVVEIRSVAREAGFRSKIAVFSRNPEVDPVGSCVGPRGMRVQTIVNELRGEKIDIVRYSESVEEYVANALSPSKVLEVQVFEAEKMARVIVPDYQLSLAIGIKGQNARLAAKLTGWKIDIKSESQAEQEFGRPKTSSDEMHQDSVSID, translated from the coding sequence ATGAGTATGGATTTTATTGAAGCTATGAATGAACTGGAGAGAGAGAAAGGCATCAGCAAGGATGTGCTGTTCGAGGCCATCGAGGCCGCGCTGATCTCCAGTTATAAACGAAATTTCAACGCCGCGCAAAATGTTCGGGTCGATATGAACCGTAACACCGGCGTAATAAAAGTATATGCCCGCAAGCTGATCGTTGAAGAAGTGCTTGACCCGCGCACCGAAATTTCGCTGCCTGCGGCCCGGGAACTCAATCCGCATTTTCAGCTGGATGATGTCGCCGAGCAGGAGGTAACGCCTCGGGATTTCGGCCGTATCGCCGCCCAGACGGCTAAGCAGGTCGTTACTCAGCGCATCCGCGAAGCGGAGCGGGGACTGATTTACAACGCTTTTATCGATAAGGAAGAGGATATCGTCACCGGAATCGTGCAGCGCCAGGATCTGCGCAACGTATACATCGACCTTGGCAAAATCGAAGCGGTGCTGCCGCTGAACGAATTGATGCCCGGTGAGAAATTCAAGCACGGCGAGCGTATCAAGGCTTATATTACCAAAGTCGAGAATACGACCAAGGGGCCGCAAATTTTGCTCTCCCGGAGTCATCCCGGCCTGTTAAAGCGCCTGTTCGAGCTTGAAGTTCCCGAAATCTTCGACGGTGTCGTGGAGATTCGCTCCGTAGCCCGTGAAGCGGGCTTCCGTTCCAAAATCGCGGTATTTTCGCGCAATCCGGAAGTCGATCCCGTCGGTTCCTGCGTAGGCCCAAGAGGGATGCGCGTGCAGACGATCGTCAACGAGTTGCGCGGCGAGAAAATCGACATCGTGCGGTATTCCGAATCGGTGGAAGAATATGTGGCCAATGCGCTCAGTCCTTCCAAGGTGCTTGAGGTTCAGGTGTTTGAGGCGGAAAAAATGGCGCGCGTTATCGTTCCGGACTATCAACTGTCTCTGGCCATCGGAATCAAAGGGCAGAACGCCCGTTTGGCAGCCAAGCTGACGGGATGGAAGATCGATATCAAGAGCGAAAGCCAGGCGGAGCAGGAATTCGGCAGACCTAAAACGTCCAGCGACGAAATGCATCAGGATTCCGTCTCCATAGATTAA
- a CDS encoding response regulator has product MNRIMVVDDEAIQRRVLGKMIREYLPGCEVIEAGNGKTALDIVQTASFDVVITDIKMPIMDGFDFIEHMNKLSSATRIIILSSYRYFEYAQRALRLGAFDYVLKPVKEESIGLLLDKVRESIEKEKRISPEEISREQFHISMNAYYGHLLGEWVQNGVSSAQFRELQQQYALEPSGAVIITRIEDNTPGDLYPEGLEDIRGTMPGMLASRLSSTARVVSFFASHRKLAMISVISVITAKRPDEVITDAVLTALEEYGQRLSGMYQLPFAVGVGNVRADLCREAVDSYKEAEEAAGFRYFLGGGRVVQYAAISGRINPMHYDFHKDEELFKEYIRTDKADLLLKHTDDLFRRFLENGLPYREQWLKSIVQLVLHIAPGIKGFLSEEAYRCVLQEAESSLTACASFKDCREQFLEILRGFMTIVQANRGKKHAEVIEKCVSYIEAHFTLDISLEHVANLLFFSPNYLSTIFKSYLGVSFTRYLSDIRLEKAVQLLGASDMKVYEIAGKAGFKDEKYFYRVFKAKYGLTPDEYRKKNAFP; this is encoded by the coding sequence ATGAACAGAATTATGGTTGTCGATGATGAAGCGATTCAGAGAAGGGTGCTCGGCAAAATGATCCGGGAATATCTCCCTGGGTGCGAGGTTATCGAGGCCGGCAACGGAAAGACCGCGCTGGACATTGTCCAAACCGCTTCCTTTGATGTCGTGATTACGGATATCAAAATGCCAATCATGGATGGCTTCGATTTCATTGAGCATATGAATAAGCTTTCCTCCGCTACCCGGATTATCATCTTAAGCAGCTACCGTTATTTTGAATATGCCCAGCGGGCCCTTCGGTTAGGCGCTTTCGATTACGTGCTCAAGCCGGTGAAGGAGGAGAGCATCGGCCTACTGCTTGACAAGGTTCGGGAAAGTATTGAAAAAGAAAAAAGGATTTCGCCCGAAGAGATCAGCAGGGAGCAATTTCACATCAGCATGAATGCGTACTACGGACATTTGCTGGGAGAATGGGTACAGAATGGGGTCTCCTCGGCCCAATTCCGCGAGCTTCAGCAGCAGTATGCTCTGGAGCCCAGCGGGGCGGTTATCATAACGCGCATAGAGGACAATACTCCTGGAGACCTCTATCCTGAAGGGCTGGAAGATATCCGGGGGACGATGCCCGGGATGCTCGCGAGCCGCTTGAGTTCCACGGCCCGGGTTGTTTCCTTTTTTGCCTCACACCGTAAACTGGCCATGATCTCGGTGATCTCGGTGATCACGGCCAAGCGTCCTGATGAAGTAATCACCGATGCCGTGCTCACGGCCCTGGAGGAATATGGACAGCGGCTGTCCGGCATGTACCAGCTGCCGTTTGCGGTAGGCGTAGGCAATGTGCGCGCCGATCTCTGCCGCGAAGCCGTCGATTCATATAAAGAAGCGGAGGAAGCTGCCGGTTTCCGTTACTTTTTGGGCGGGGGCCGGGTTGTTCAATATGCCGCTATTTCCGGCCGGATTAACCCCATGCATTACGACTTCCATAAAGATGAGGAATTGTTCAAGGAATACATCAGAACGGACAAGGCTGACTTATTGCTCAAGCATACGGATGACTTGTTCCGCCGGTTCCTGGAGAACGGGCTGCCTTACCGGGAGCAATGGCTTAAATCCATAGTTCAACTTGTGCTTCATATCGCTCCGGGGATCAAGGGATTCCTCAGTGAAGAGGCTTACCGGTGCGTCTTGCAGGAAGCAGAGAGCAGCCTGACGGCCTGCGCCAGCTTTAAGGATTGCAGGGAGCAGTTTCTGGAAATTCTAAGAGGGTTCATGACGATTGTCCAAGCCAACCGGGGAAAGAAGCATGCCGAGGTCATTGAGAAATGCGTCAGTTATATTGAAGCGCACTTTACCCTGGACATTTCTCTTGAGCATGTGGCGAACCTGCTGTTTTTCAGCCCCAATTACTTAAGTACGATCTTCAAGAGCTATCTCGGCGTCTCCTTTACGAGATATTTGTCGGATATTCGGCTGGAAAAGGCGGTTCAACTGCTGGGAGCCAGCGACATGAAGGTATATGAGATAGCCGGCAAAGCGGGATTTAAGGATGAGAAATATTTTTACCGTGTGTTTAAAGCGAAATACGGTCTGACACCTGATGAATACCGTAAAAAGAACGCTTTTCCATGA